The following are from one region of the Aspergillus chevalieri M1 DNA, chromosome 1, nearly complete sequence genome:
- a CDS encoding uncharacterized protein (COG:S;~EggNog:ENOG410Q1KZ;~InterPro:IPR001452,IPR036028;~TransMembrane:1 (o377-397i);~go_function: GO:0005515 - protein binding [Evidence IEA]), which produces MAPTRYGQENRPTRGPAGDGLALTARDSDSAVQGHGSSSYDDGYYHPSSYHTGEKGQMAAEDGSYPSKKKDSTTRQDSSLATADQASRGRQQYQGYESGSQSGSQYSGSEYDSSLGNGSQKAGSQYSGSQYAGSQNTNTQNTGSYNAGSQSGSHRGFPSGSPSGSYSSGAYQQSSNTQDTGQQHSQQGTPNSGYLHGQGVAGQQQANSDAANTNAQQQSSSSQQNAQEVHSKPKQSSQQIQETPSDADNEQSSYKDNDHHATEPSHEQDNKDATLSDAHASGEHHADTAEEGERHNLVNNHVAPVATMQTAQQPTHTLPTLTTGTLDPTSSLTTSVATTDSTHTTSPTTSSTSSATSSPTPEATKDSDDGSYHKATGALAGLLGVALVAGFVVFWLAKRKRQQKSEANRSKMVRDAFRQSLANTKQRTSQFYTNFLGTAVGTGASALGAVRRSLAMAKFNRRSHEQPEKAPMPQEGHVNHPCNDGIHVRGHDLDYSSGHDSDRNDSIAAEKADINESTPTLVVSPSESIARDQTPTVRRVVSGRPQMESSESVEPKSGLSHNMQESEPEHNDKAPEQSPSPSPPAPDNPAPDHGAQENGPPPRNGNGQNLLAITSMVPSSTSVYRVEIAFQPKKVGQLDLREGQHIIIRQSFDDGWVLCTPADGGQEGLAPRACLSPWPIKNASSASSSKHNLSDGTRTPESPTVPGTPRFYSHFFSARSVTQ; this is translated from the exons ATGGCACCGACTAGATATGGACAGGAAAACCGACCGACCCGAGGTCCAGCTGGAGACGGGCTTGCATTGACAGCAAGAGATTCCGACAGCGCAGTGCAGGGCCACGGCAGCAGCTCCTACGACGATGGTTACTATCACCCATCTAGCTACCATACTGGAGAGAAAGGCCAGATGGCGGCAGAAGATGGCTCCTACCCttccaagaagaaggacagcACCACACGGCAAGACTCGTCTCTAGCTACTGCTGACCAGGCTTCCCGGGGAAGGCAGCAGTATCAGGGATATGAGAGTGGCTCTCAAAGTGGCTCACAGTACAGTGGTTCCGAGTACGACAGCTCGCTGGGGAACGGGTCTCAGAAGGCTGGCTCGCAGTACAGCGGCTCCCAGTATGCCGGATCCCAGAACACCAACACGCAAAACACCGGCTCGTATAACGCGGGTTCCCAAAGCGGGTCCCACAGGGGATTTCCCAGCGGATCCCCGAGTGGCTCCTACAGCAGCGGTGCCTACCAACAGAGTTCAAACACACAGGATACCGGCCAGCAACACAGCCAACAAGGGACGCCGAACAGTGGCTACTTGCATGGACAGGGCGTTGCGGGGCAGCAGCAAGCGAATTCTGACGCTGCCAACACAAATGCTCAACAGCAAAGCTCCTCGTCCCAGCAGAATGCACAGGAAGTGCACTCCAAGCCAAAGCAATCGAGTCAGCAAATCCAGGAAACCCCGTCAGACGCCGACAATGAACAGTCGTCCTACAAGGACAACGACCACCATGCCACTGAACCAAGCCATGAGCAGGACAACAAGGATGCGACTTTGTCGGACGCTCATGCCTCTGGGGAGCACCATGCGGACACGGCAGAAGAAGGCGAACGGCATAACCTGGTCAATAACCACGTTGCGCCCGTTGCAACCATGCAGACTGCCCAACAACCCACACATACTCTTCCCACGCTGACCACCGGGACCTTGGACCCAACATCGAGCCTCACAACCTCGGTGGCCACGACGGACAGCACCCATACCACTTCGCCTACCACCTCGTCCACATCGTCGGCCACTTCCTCTCCGACACCGGAGGCAACGAAAGACTCTGACGACGGATCATATCACAAGGCCACCGGGGCGCTTGCCGGTCTCCTTGGTGTCGCACTCGTCGCAGGCTTCGTGGTCTTCTGGCTCGCCAAGAGAAAGCGCCAGCAAAAGAGTGAAGCCAACCGATCCAAAATGGTTCGAGACGCTTTCCGCCAGTCTTTGGCCAATACGAAGCAGCGTACTTCGCAGTTTTACACCAACTTCCTTGGTACTGCTGTCGGGACTGGTGCAAGCGCGCTGGGCGCGGTTCGCCGCTCCCTCGCGATGGCCAAGTTCAACCGCCGCTCTCACGAGCAGCCGGAGAAGGCACCCATGCCGCAGGAGGGACATGTCAATCACCCCTGCAATGACGGTATCCACGTTCGTGGCCACGATCTAGATTACAGCTCCGGCCACGACTCAGACCGGAATGACTCGATTGCGGCGGAGAAAGCGGACATTAATGAATCGACCCCGACACTGGTCGTTTCGCCAAGCGAAAGCATAGCACGAGACCAAACCCCAACCGTCCGGCGAGTGGTCTCTGGTCGGCCCCAGATGGAAAGCTCCGAGTCTGTTGAACCGAAATCTGGACTATCCCACAATATGCAGGAGAGTGAGCCGGAGCACAATGACAAAGCTCCCGAGCAAAGCCCTAGCCCTTCCCCTCCGGCCCCGGACAATCCGGCACCGGATCATGGGGCACAGGAAAATGGTCCACCCCCGCGCAATGGTAATGGCCAAAATTTGTTGGCAATCACCAGCATGGTGCCGTCGTCGACCAGCGTGTATCGGGTTGAGATTGCGTTCCAACCTAAGAAGGTCGGACAGCTGGACCTCCGCGAAGGTCAACATATTATCATCCGCCAATCCTTTGACGACGGATGG GTTCTCTGTACTCCGGCAGATGGCGGCCAAGAAGGACTCGCGCCTCGTGCCTGCCTGTCACCATGGCCCATT